Proteins encoded in a region of the Ranitomeya imitator isolate aRanImi1 chromosome 9, aRanImi1.pri, whole genome shotgun sequence genome:
- the LOC138649124 gene encoding uncharacterized protein, producing the protein MPYMFSSIFWLWYLELPNMSDHVYLSTTQRVLLHWVLSRRFGQPYTVNADPRRRRQRLWVHPLLTQRPSKGHFQRLYSSLRAHPDKFFLYTRMSIRTFDMLLEILRPGLTYQDTWMRKAISAEERLLLTLRFLATGLSYAGLHLEFLIGRSTISVIVRTTCSQIWLKLNEVVMPEPKMDDWLKIATGFQNTCDFPNCIGAVDGKHIRVRKPPNSGSQFYNYKQFFSVVLLAVADSNYRFIIVDIGAYGRTGDSRVFNSSIMGRRLRDNQLNLPPPQQLPGSNAEAVPFVLVGDEAFQLTRHVMRPYPRRNLDHRRRVFNLRLTRARRLVECAFGILVAKWRVLQSAIQLSEASINEVIKACVILHNFTRIHDCLSTNLQNHVMTNHSRPPPYVPPRRRPLSGLKVRDVFTNYFLSPQGATPWQDYAILHV; encoded by the exons atgccctatatgttctcaagcatattttggctgtggtaCTTGGAGCtcccaaacatgtctgaccatgtgtatttaagcacaactcagcgggtgttgcttcactgggtgttgtctcgtcgctttggccagccatatacggtcaatgcagatccgcgaaggaggagacaaagattgtgggtccatcctctattgacccaacgcccgagtaaaggacatttccagagactctattcatctttgagggcccatccagacaaatttttcctgtatactcgcatgtccatcaggacttttgacatgttgctggagatcttacgtcctggactcacctatcaggacacctggatgagaaaagccatctctgctgaggagcgtctgctcctaaccttacg cttcctggccacaggcttgtcctatgcgggtctacacctggagtttctcattgggcgttctaccatttcagtcattgttaggacaacctgttcccaaatatggctgaaacttaacgaagttgtgatgccagagccaaaaatggatgattggctcaaaatcgccactggattccaaaatacttgtgacttccctaactgcattggagctgtggatgggaaacatatcagggtgcgtaagccgccgaactctggttcccaattctacaattataagcagtttttctctgtagttctgttagcagttgctgacagcaactacaggtttataattgtagacattggggcctatggccgaactggagactctagggtcttcaattcgtccataatgggtcgccggctacgtgacaaccagttgaacctcccaccaccacaacaactcccaggctccaatgcggaagcagtgccttttgttttggttggagatgaggccttccaactgacgaggcacgtcatgaggccttaccccaggcgcaaccttgaccaccggcggagggttttTAATTTGAGACttaccagggcacggagactggttgagtgcgcctttgggattcttgtagccaaatggcgtgttcttcagtctgcaattcagctgagtgaggcttcaatcaatgaagtgatcaaagcctgtgtaattctacataatttcaccagaatacatgattgtttgtCTACTAATTTGCAAAATCACGTCATGACCAATCATAGTAGGCctcccccatatgtccctcctcggcgacgtcccctttctggcctaaaagttcgggatgtgttcaccaattattttttgagtcctcagggtgccactccctggcaagactatgcaattttgcatgtgtaa
- the LOC138649123 gene encoding uncharacterized protein encodes MARIINVDMLIILIQERPEIWDQRDPNYANRAVKQAAWRSVCGSLFPQYDQQPRAAQRQIMDDVTTRWRSIRDQYRRERQQRERSGAGAPPKKKKYIYFDRLTFLNPSMDLRPTQSNLTDRETGSDSELVIDPVGEGEEVAGPSAAPSCARPTASSSSAHPAPAASEENPEGPQFSSAAAAPSQDDPGNSSSPTVALDRSPQAAVRPQRARRRRELRQSRQNVDAGVMNYLARVRGDDGEEGFTRSLAQYLRSIERELRLRLRGCFQILIDACTPPNNPYNLMQMIEQWQMSPENILRPPRLQGQHAHQGSEAPPPRQPTPPPQPPTNQQWQHQHHIAGYHQPSQYGHLSAPSAGGWSQPGFGQYGHFGLGYDSRTYGLQHQGYLPNPGPTHQSGQHQSRQNFPQATITAAQAAGQLGLQRPSDGDPDQSTSPLPTYQDL; translated from the exons atggcccgcataattaatgttgacatgctgatcattttgatccaggagaggccagaaatctgggaccaaagagaccccaactatgccaacagggcagtaaaacaagctgcatggaggagcgtgtgtgggtccctcttcccccagtatgaccagcagccacgtgcggcccagcgacaaataa tggatgatgttacaacaaggtggcggagtatccgggaccagtataggagggagaggcagcagcgggagagaagtggagccggggcccctcctaaaaaaaaaaaatacatctactttgaccgcctaaccttccttaaccccagcatggacctcaggcc aactcagtctaacctcactgacagggagacagggtcggactcagaactggtcattgacccagttggagaaggtgaagaggtggctggtccatctgctgctccctcctgcGCAAGACCTACAGCATCTTCATCATCTGCCCACCCAGCTCCAGCTGCTTCTGAAGAAAACCCAGAGGGCCCACAGTTctcttctgcagcagcagcacctagccaggatgaccctggtaatagcagcagcccaactgttgccctggaccgatccccacaggctgcagtcagaccccagcgtgcacgacgcaggagagagcttcgccaaagcaggcaaaacgtggatgctggggtcatgaactatttggcccgggttcgaggggatgatggggaggagggattcacacggagccttgcccagtatttacgctccatagagcgggagttgaggctgcgtttgagagggtgttttcagatccttattgacgcatgcacccccccaaataacccatacaatctgatgcagatgattgaacagtggcagatgtcacctgaaaatattctgcggcctccgaGACTACAAGGCCAGCATGCGcaccaaggatctgaagcaccccctccacgtcagccaacacctccaccccaaccaccaactaaccaacaatggcaacatcagcaccatattgcaggatatcatcaaccatcccaatatggccacttgtccgcacccagtgctggaggctggtcccaacctgggtttggacaatatggtcattttgggttggggtatgattcccgcacatatgggctgcaacatcagggttatctcccaaatccaggccccactcatcaaagtggccagcatcagagcaggcagaatttCCCGCAAGCCACTATAACAGCCgcacaggctgctggacaattgggcctgcaAAGGCCATCTGATGGTGACCCAGACCAATCCACTTCTCCCCTTCCtacgtaccaggacttgtaa